GCTGGCtcgtcttcatctccttctctACTTTGAGTATTGCCCAGTCCTCAGTATGCACTTCTGGGTTCTGAGCCCTCAGCAGCGACAGCACCTTTCCTTGGTCGGTCTGCCCCTTTGGCAACCAAATGCGAGCCCGCGGCCTCCTTGGAATCTCCCTGGCGTGGACGAGCCTAATGCTAAGGCCGTCCCATGCATTTCCAACCTTGGATATGCATTCCGCCAGGAAGGTCCTCGAGAACGAGTCATCGCACTTGATCACCCGGTGCCCTCTGACCATGTCCGACGAGTCGAAGGAGGGGATCGGACCGTCTGGCACGGCTGATAGCCTTTCAGCTACCATGTCGGCCACCTTGATCTCGATCTCCTCCCACTTCTCCGACAGCAGGCGTCCGTCGTCGTGCAGGTCGTCCACCAGTGCCATCGCGAGGCTGTCTCTGGCTACGTCGCTGAATTTCTTGGCCTTCTTCACAAAGGAGGTCGGTCTTGGCCTCCCCTGTGCGTCCTTTGCCCGTTTCGGTGCGCTCACGCTTGCCTCATGCGAGCGGTccctttttgtgtttgttaCAGTGGCCTCCGGGCGCGTCCTCATGTATTCTTCGAATTCTGCGATCTCCGCAAGGCATCGAGTCTTGTCCTCCGCATCGCGCTGGTCAGTCTTGCCCTCTGCCTCATTCTTGGCTATCTTGCCGAGAATAAAACGGGCCCGACTGACCTTGGCCTTACGCTGCTGATGCGTAACGGTGGCTGCCTTGCTGGTACCCGGCTGGGTTCCGCTGCTGTGtgggttgttgtttttgttgtctaGTGGGGTGCTGGTCTTAGCAGCCCCTTCCGTTCCCATCGGAGCCGGAGCACCCTGACTGGGTGTTCGCGGCCCTACCTCGACGGTAGCGGAATCGGTTTGGGGTTTAACCTCCCCCGTGAGGTCCGAAGCTACGGTGTTGGGTTTCATTGTCATTACATGATCGCCCGCGTTGCTCGACCAGGCAAGCGCGGCGGGCCTGAGGGTTGTTGGGGCTCTATGAAAAAGTCGACCGTGACTCCGCCCCAAAGCCACGGCAAGGCCACTTCCTTCGC
This window of the Drosophila takahashii strain IR98-3 E-12201 unplaced genomic scaffold, DtakHiC1v2 scaffold_130, whole genome shotgun sequence genome carries:
- the LOC138914135 gene encoding uncharacterized protein produces the protein MKPNTVASDLTGEVKPQTDSATVEVGPRTPSQGAPAPMGTEGAAKTSTPLDNKNNNPHSSGTQPGTSKAATVTHQQRKAKVSRARFILGKIAKNEAEGKTDQRDAEDKTRCLAEIAEFEEYMRTRPEATVTNTKRDRSHEASVSAPKRAKDAQGRPRPTSFVKKAKKFSDVARDSLAMALVDDLHDDGRLLSEKWEEIEIKVADMVAERLSAVPDGPIPSFDSSDMVRGHRVIKCDDSFSRTFLAECISKVGNAWDGLSIRLVHAREIPRRPRARIWLPKGQTDQGKVLSLLRAQNPEVHTEDWAILKVEKEMKTSQPFLFLINQRCLPQLEKADYTIRYGLRKAKIKVFLAEPDDVLEEVDDTNKLLDDLVIDDKTPDITPNTDA